Within Populus trichocarpa isolate Nisqually-1 chromosome 6, P.trichocarpa_v4.1, whole genome shotgun sequence, the genomic segment AAGAAGGGCAACGACGGTAAAGTCTCTTGTTATCAGCTTTAACATTGGTTTTTAGCCCTTTACAGAAGTCACAAAGAAGCCATCCTTTTCCATTACAAGGTTCACACATTATTCCTGAAGCAACCTTCATTACAACTGCACCAACGTAAGATTATAACAAAACTAAGTAAATTTAGAAgatatttattaacaaaacatcaataaaGACCAAAAACCTGCTGCTGTTCTTCTTGGACTTGCTGCTGGAGAGGAGGGCTGCAGTTTACAGGCTTCAAGAAACGAGGTGTCGTCGTATTCGCCGGCCAAGATGGCAACGACCTCAAGTAACTGATTTTCGCAGGAGCTACAGTTACAGTTAACATttcctattttctttttcttttttcccaagAATTCTCTATCTCCACACGCACTTCTCGTTATCATCGGACAGAGATAAACAAAAGGGTGAGTTTAATCTTAGCCCTTATTATTCGAATAATCTTTCACttcaatcctttttcttttgaatgctTATGCCAACCCTATAATTAGC encodes:
- the LOC18100787 gene encoding uncharacterized protein LOC18100787 isoform X2, whose translation is MLTVTVAPAKISYLRSLPSWPANTTTPRFLKPVNCSPPLQQQVQEEQQQVASGIMCEPCNGKGWLLCDFCKGLKTNVKADNKRLYRRCPSCRAIGYVLCSKCKVFKCVTFPNYNDGEDPSL
- the LOC18100787 gene encoding uncharacterized protein LOC18100787 isoform X1 produces the protein MITRSACGDREFLGKKKKKIGNVNCNCSSCENQLLEVVAILAGEYDDTSFLEACKLQPSSPAASPRRTAAVVMKVASGIMCEPCNGKGWLLCDFCKGLKTNVKADNKRLYRRCPSCRAIGYVLCSKCKVFKCVTFPNYNDGEDPSL